One stretch of Indicator indicator isolate 239-I01 chromosome 36, UM_Iind_1.1, whole genome shotgun sequence DNA includes these proteins:
- the SUGP2 gene encoding SURP and G-patch domain-containing protein 2, translating into MASRRITRETFDAVVQDKVKRYRVERGEGMEDSIHHFKAHSRPVPRPRYGDAFHDDGRYPPDSTQHLPHDAWSQEPREDYPGPSYRPASPLLRKDNYYHEQYGRPAPRDRDYGRPAAHDRDYGHPAPRERDYGHPAAHERDYGHPAPHNQEYGGLDPQEQEYGPADSWESTGAHQTDFSSSDILGDFRSPGLMEEDFGSMEDQDYEGDFEIQSDSEFRPPLRRGSMGRGRVLRGKRIARGLVKTKIFKGELNPHLRKWTTKRLHPGPEQKPGMEGDQMAEPSEQPSQRPAPGQRHNPKLPPRLHQRPAMLPSQRPILRLPKPAHVFRNLNLDLVDKSDIFSTFGVEIIKWAGFHAIKSDAEFSRLFGALFELETETCAKMLASFKCSLKPEHRDYCFFTIKSLQHAALKTPKVDNEFLNMLLAKGAVKTKNCFFEVIKPFDKYIMRLQDRLLKGVTPLLMACNAYELSLKTSGFGNPRELAAAFETTVSLCRKSLALLGQTFALASVFRQEKILEAVGLQEMAPAPTLFPNFDDSTLFGREYIENLKAWLEKSGYPIQLRRTQPESTLQPQAASPDTKAQTPQRADPKVLETIEELVSSIVSGTLSAKERSAQKSCPEYWFLSAEDSLEYKYYRLRLAERQRRASAGMAEGAEGRALEEAATESVRAMLYARKVASIKRKLFKRKRPGTVSPRGAGGRRVRRTTTGTQTVLSAGTLLKHQEQPPQGSAQSKPSAAQTSLAEKNSSLQPASSSQCATSSELSLPAEEKAEPEDLLAPPELFPPLSSHFPDVDAKTMETAEKLAKFVAQVGPEIEQFSIDNSADNPDLWFLQDRNSSAFKFYRMKVYELCPSINFSAVAEAAEAGESVKPEERNLDVSEEEEEEEEEEEEEEEEENEEEAEFEEDISQPLEEMEQAEEGEEDDMAAGRSVADLAEELVSRRGEETAAGEVELPPGSDGGVPTLSTQAASPAPGAPFPRKRVSSKSLKVGLIPASKRVCLIEEPKVHEPVRIAYDRPRGCPVTKKKKKPKDLEFPHKKLTNRNVGFQMLQKMGWQEGHGLGTRGKGIREPVKVGATSAGEGLGVAGEENKEDAFDVFRQRMIQMYRQKRASK; encoded by the exons ATGGCCTCTCGGCGGATCACACGGGAGACGTTTGATGCCGTGGTGCAGGACAAAGTGAAACGGTATCGCGTGGAGCGGGGCGAGGGGATGGAGGACTCCATCCATCACTTCAAAG CCCATTCCAGGCCAGTCCCAAGGCCAAGGTACGGTGACGCTTTCCACGACGATGGGAGGTACCCCCCCgacagcacccagcacctcccacACGATGCCTGGAGCCAGGAGCCTAGAGAGGACTACCCAGGGCCTTCCTACAGACCTGCCAGCCCTCTCCTGAGGAAGGACAACTACTACCACGAGCAGTATGGCCGCCCAGCACCTCGGGACCGGGACTATGGGCGCCCCGCTGCACACGACCGGGACTATGGGCACCCAGCTCCCCGTGAGAGGGACTATGGGCACCCAGCTGCCCATGAGAGGGACTATGGGCACCCAGCTCCCCACAACCAGGAGTATGGGGGCCTGGATCCTCAGGAGCAGGAGTATGGCCCTGCTGACTCCTGGGAATCCACAGGAGCACACCAGACTGACTTTAGTTCCTCGGATATTTTAGGTGATTTTCGATCCCCAGGGCTGATGGAGGAGGACTTTGGCAGCATGGAAGATCAGGACTATGAGGGGGACTTTGAGATTCAGTCTGACAGCGAGTTCCGGCCCCCGCTGCGGAGGGgcagcatgggcaggggcagggtgcTGCGAGGAAAGAGGATTGCCAGGGGGCTTGTCAAGACAAAGATCTTCAAAGGAGagctcaacccccacctcaggAAGTGGACCACTAAAAGGCTGCACCCAGGCCCTGAGCAGAAGCCAGGTATGGAAGGTGACCAAATGGCAGAGCCCTCCGAGCAACCCAGCCAGAGGCCAGCACCCGGCCAGCGCCACAACCCCAAGCTGCCTCCCCGACTTCACCAGAGGCCAGCCATGCTGCCAAGCCAGAGGCCTATCCTCAGGCTCCCAAAGCCTGCCCACGTTTTCAGAAACCTCAATCTCGACCTGGTGGACAAGTCAGACATCTTCTCCACCTTTGGggtggagatcatcaagtgggCTGGCTTCCACGCCATCAAGAGCGACGCCGAGTTCTCCCGGCTCTTCGGGGCCCTCTTCGAGCTGGAGACAGAGACCTGTGCCAAGATGCTGGCTTCCTTCAAGTGCTCCCTGAAGCCAGAGCACAGAGATTATTGCTTCTTTACCATCAAGAGCTTGCAGCACGCTGCCCTGAAAACCCCCAAAGTGGACAACGAGTTCTTGAACATGCTGCTGGCCAAGGGTGCTGTGAAGACCAAGAACTGCTTCTTCGAGGTCATCAAACCCTTTGATAAGTACATCATGAGGCTCCAGGACCGCCTGCTGAAGGGGGTGACCCCTCTGCTGATGGCCTGCAATGCCTACGAGCTGAGCCTCAAGACAAGTGGCTTTGGGAACCCCAGGGAGCTAGCAGCAGCTTTCGAGACCACTGTCTCCCTCTGTCGTAAGTCTTTAGCACTCCTGGGGCAAACCTTTGCTCTAGCCTCTGTTTTCAGGCAAGAGAAGATACTTGAAGCTGTAGGGCTCCAGGAAATGGCTCCAGCACCAACACTGTTCCCAAACTTTGATGATTCAACCTTGTTTGGAAGGGAGTACATTGAAAACTTGAAGGCTTGGCTGGAGAAGAGTGGATACCCAATTcagctgagaagaacccagccagAGTCCACCCTGCAGCCTCAGGCAGCCTCTCCTGACACAAAAG CACAGA ccccacagcGAGCAGATCCCAAAGTGCTGGAGACAATTGAGGAGCTGGTGAGCAGCATTGTGTCAGGAACCTTGTCTGCCAAGGAGAGGAGTGCTCAGAAGAGCTGCCCTGAGTATTG gTTCCTGTCTGCTGAGGACAGTCTGGAGTACAAATACTACAggctgaggctggcagagagacagaggagagCATCAGCTGGCATGGCAgagggtgctgagggcagggcaCTGGAGGAAGCTGcaacagaatcagtcagggccaTGCTGTATGCCAGGAAGGTTGCAAGCATCAAGAGAAAGCTGttcaagaggaaaaggcctggAACTGTCAGCCCAcgtggtgctgggggcaggagggtgaggaggaCAACCACAGGCACTCAGACTGTGCTGTCAGCTGGCACTCTGCTGAAGCACCAAGAGCAGCCCCCGCAGGGCTCAGCCCAGTCAAAGCCTTCTGCAGCACAAACCAGCCTGGCTGAGAAGAATTCTTCCCTCCAGCCAGCCTCCTCCTCACAGTGTGCCACCAGCTCAGAGCTCTCTCTgccagcagaagagaaggcagaacCTGAGGATTTGTTGGCCCCACCTGAACTTTTCCCACCATTGTCCTCCCACTTTCCTGATG TGGATGCTAAAACAATGGAAACTGCTGAGAAGTTGGCCAAGTTTGTTGCTCAGGTAGGACCAGAAATCGAGCAGTTCAGCATAGACAACAGTGCAGATAACCCAGACCTCTG gTTCCTCCAGGATCGGAACAGTTCTGCTTTCAAGTTCTACAGGATGAAGGTCTATGAGTTGTGTCCCTCCATCAACTTCAGtgctgtggcagaagcagctgaggctggggagagtgTTAAACCTGAAGAGAGAAATTTGGATGtctcagaagaggaagaggaggaagaagaagaagaagaggaggaggaggaagaagagaatgaGGAGGAAGCTGAGTTTGAGGAGGATATCTCCCAGCCTTTGGAAGAgatggagcaggcagaggagggagaagaggatgaCATGGCAGCAGGTAGAAGTGTGGCAGACCTAGCTGAGGAGCTGGTTtccagaagaggagaggagactgcagcaggggaagtGGAGCTGCCCCCAGGCTCTGACGGTGGTGTCCCCACTCTGTCGACACAGGCAGCCAGCCCTGCGCCCGGGGCCCCCTTCCCCCGCAAGAGAGTCAGCAGCAAGTCCCTGAAGGTTGGCTTGATCCCTGCCTCTAAAAGGGTTTGCCTCATAGAGGAACCAAAAG TGCATGAACCTGTCAGAATTGCTTATGACAGACCTCGTGGCTGCCCAGTTACAAAGAAGAAGAAG AAACCCAAAGATTTAGAGTTCCCCCACAAGAAGCTGACAAACAGGAATGTGGGCTTCCAGATGCTGCAGAAGatgggctggcaggagggccATGGCCTTGGGACACGAGGAAAAGGAATCAGAGAGCCTGTAAAAGT GGGTGCTACATCTGCAGGGGAGGGCTTGGGTGTTGCAGGGGAAGAGAATAAAGAAGATGCATTTGATGTTTTCCGACAGAGAATGATTCAAATGTACAGGCAGAAAAGAGCCAGTAAATAG
- the ARMC6 gene encoding armadillo repeat-containing protein 6 — MGSKQIAQETFDDAVQENITEFEMDPEEAVREAVQQFESQGVDLSNIVKAVRQPASENGQRQKHQILLTLDSLGRAVADSDLAAVAEQLEVFGEQCREQLAFRYLAGQNGAYSVVFSACQLASGDRDTTLRAFSTLSALLDGQPDLLDEAGQDLVLQSLRQGREDAELMLAGLRCLRQACLKHEQNRQDFVKGGVLPLLTGAILQHGHHAEVVRAASAALRVLTFDDDIRVPFGHAHDHAKMIVLENDGLRVLIEAAKAFTDSPGVLSELCATLSRLSVRNEFCQEIVDLGGLNLMVSLLADCIDHPVRNPSGLQDVVRQVLSAIRAVAGNDDVKDAIISAGATDLIVLAISHHLGNPQICEQGCAALCMLALRKPENCHIIMEGGGALAALQAMKAHPREVAVQKQACMLIRNLVSRSRDFSQPILEMGAENLITEARAAHKDCDDVAKAALRDLGCKVELRELWTGQKGGLAQ, encoded by the exons ATGGGATCcaaacagattgcccaggagaCATTTGATGATGCAGTGCaagaaaacatcacagaatttGAAATGGATCCAGAAGAGGCTGTGAGAGAAGCTGTGCAGCAGTTTGAGTCTCAAG GTGTTGACCTAAGCAACATTGTGAAAGCTGTGAGGCAGCCTGCATCTGAGAAtgggcagaggcagaagcaTCAAATCCTGCTG ACCTTGGACTCCCTGGGGAGAGCTGTTGCTGACTCTGACCTTGCCGCTGTGGCCGAGCAGCTGGAGGTCTTTGGTGAGCAGTGCAGAGAGCAATTGGCCTTCCGCTACCTGGCTGGGCAGAACGGGGCCTACTCTGTGGTCTTCTCTGCCTGCCAGCTGGCTTCAGGAGACAGAGACACTACGCTGAGAGCCTTCTCTACCCTGTCTGCCCTCTTGGATGGGCAGCCAGACCTGCTGGACGAAGCTGGGCAGGACttggtgctgcagagcctgcGGCAGGGCCGGGAGGACGCGGAActgatgctggcagggctgcgcTGCCTGCGCCAGGCCTGCCTGAAGCACGAGCAGAACAGGCAGGACTTTGTCAAAGGGGgggtcctgcccctgctgaCCGGAGCCATCCTGCAGCACGGGCACCACGCTGAGGTGGTGCGCGCGGCCTCGGCGGCGCTCAGGGTCCTGACCTTCGACGACGACATCCGAGTGCCCTTCGGCCACGCTCACGACCATGCCAAGATGATAGTGCTGGAGAACGATGGCCTGAGAGTGCTCATCGAGGCTGCCAAAG ccttcacagACAGCCCTGGAGTTCTCAGTGAGCTCTGTGCCACCCTCTCTCGGCTCTCTGTCAGGAATGAATTCTGCCAAGAAATTGTGGACCTTGGTGGCTTGAATCTcatggtgtccctgctggctgacTGCATCGACCACCCAGTGA gaaatccctctg GGCTGCAGGACGTGGTGAGGCAGGTGCTGAGTGCCATCCGAGCGGTCGCGGGCAACGACGACGTCAAAGATGCCATCATCAGTGCTGGGGCAACAGACCTCATCGTGCTGGCTATAAGCCACCACCTTGGCAACCCTCAG ATctgtgagcagggctgtgcagcccTCTGCATGCTGGCTCTGCGCAAGCCTGAGAACTGTCACATCATCATGGAGGGTGGAGGGgccctggcagctctgcaggccaTGAAGGCTCACCCCCGGGAAGTGGCTGTTCAG aAGCAGGCCTGCATGCTGATCCGCAACCTGGTCTCCCGCAGCCGGGACTTCTCTCAGCCCATTCTAGAGATGGGAGCTGAGAACCTGATCACAGAAGCTCGTGCAGCTCACAAGGACTGTGATGATGTGgccaaagctgctctgagggatCTTGGCTGCAAAGTGGAGCTCCGAGAGCTGTGGACAGGTCAGAAGGGAGGCCTGGCTCAGTGA
- the SLC25A42 gene encoding mitochondrial coenzyme A transporter SLC25A42 yields the protein MGNGVRESAVDFKGQDVEPVPSTHLPAEGIQEKKKVLNSLMSGALAGAVAKTAVAPLDRTKIMFQVSSKRFSAKEAYRLIYHTYLNEGFWSLWRGNSATMVRVIPYAAIQFCAHEEYKQLLGSYYGFQGKALTPFPRFIAGSLAGTTAAILTYPLDMVRARMAVTPKEMYSNIVHVFIRISREEGLKTLYRGFTPTILGVIPYAGLSFFTYETLKKLHADHSGKAQPSPAERLLFGACAGLIGQSASYPLDVVRRRMQTAGVLGHTYSSILLTMQEIVREEGLVRGLYKGLSMNWVKGPIAVGISFTTFDLTQILLRKLQHSPGLQR from the exons ATGGGTAATGGTGTGAGAGAAAGTGCAGTGGATTTCAAAGGGCAGGATGTGGAGCCAGTTCCATCAACACATCTCCCAGCAGAG GGCAtccaggagaagaagaaggtcCTCAACTCCCTGATGTCTGGGGCCCTGGCTGGTGCTGTGGCTAAAACTGCTGTAGCTCCACTGGACAGGACAAAGATCATGTTTCAAG tgTCTTCAAAACGATTTTCTGCCAAG GAAGCCTACAGGCTGATTTACCACACCTACCTCAACGAGGGCTTCTGGAGCCTCTGGAGAGGGAACTCAGCCACCATGGTCCGGGTGATCCCCTACGCTGCCATCCAGTTCTGTGCCCACGAGGAGTACaagcagctcctgggcagctACTACGGCTTCCAGGGAAA AGCGCTGACTCCCTTCCCTCGATTCATTGCTGGCTCTCTGGCTGGCACCACGGCTGCCATCCTAACCTACCCCCTGGACATGGTCCGTGCCCGCATGGCTGTCACGCCGAAGGAGAT GTACAGCAACATTGTCCACGTCTTCATCCGAATATCCCGAGAGGAGGGGCTGAAGACCCTCTACAGGGGCTTCACACCAACCATCCTGGGAGTGATTCCCTATGCTGGGCTCAGCTTCTTCACCTATGAGACACTGAAGAAGCTGCATGCAG atCACAGCGGCAAGGCTCAGCCCTCCCCCGCCGAGCGGCTGCTGTTCGGAGCCTGCGCCGGCCTCATCGGGCAGTCTGCCTCCTACCCCCTGGACGTGGTCCGGCGCCGCATGCAGACCGCGGGGGTGCTGGGACACACCTACAGCTCCATCCTCCTCACCATGCAGGAGATCGTCCGGGAGGAGGGACTCGTCCGGGGCCTCTACAAAGGGCTCAGCATGAACTGGGTCAAGGGCCCCATCGCGGTGGGAATCAGCTTCACAACCTTCGACTTGACTCAGATCCTGCTCcgcaagctgcagcacagccccggCCTGCAGAGGtag